One Prosthecobacter debontii DNA window includes the following coding sequences:
- a CDS encoding response regulator, with protein sequence MSYPAPSSRSHGRILVVDDEPQMLAVAKAILNAHGMEVEVSDTGSQALQMVAHSIQTHNRFATVVLDLTMPGDISGFETLDGLKKIDAELPVIACSGFFQEDARDLCMAIGFTDVLQKPYTLEHLVATVRRGIARDRAAHDTLA encoded by the coding sequence ATGTCTTATCCAGCTCCATCCAGTCGTTCTCATGGGCGCATCCTCGTCGTGGATGACGAACCACAGATGCTCGCCGTTGCCAAAGCCATCCTGAATGCACATGGCATGGAAGTCGAAGTATCTGACACAGGTTCGCAAGCACTTCAGATGGTGGCTCATTCCATCCAGACCCATAATCGATTTGCGACCGTGGTTTTAGATCTCACCATGCCAGGAGATATCTCCGGGTTCGAAACACTCGACGGGTTAAAAAAAATTGATGCCGAACTCCCTGTGATCGCCTGCAGTGGGTTCTTTCAAGAAGACGCCCGCGACCTTTGCATGGCCATCGGTTTCACAGACGTCTTGCAAAAACCTTATACCTTGGAGCATCTCGTCGCCACGGTTCGC